One genomic window of Caballeronia sp. SBC1 includes the following:
- a CDS encoding type II toxin-antitoxin system CcdA family antitoxin, whose product MGKALEVRARKSTNVTLPPEVLDRAKELGINLSRASERGVREEIQETEARRWADDNAELVAAYTAMVERDGLPLAKYRTF is encoded by the coding sequence ATGGGTAAGGCACTCGAAGTCCGGGCGCGCAAGTCCACGAATGTCACGCTGCCGCCTGAAGTCCTGGATCGGGCAAAGGAGCTCGGGATCAACCTTTCGCGCGCGAGTGAGCGTGGTGTGCGCGAAGAAATCCAGGAAACCGAGGCGCGTCGTTGGGCCGACGACAATGCCGAGTTGGTCGCGGCATACACGGCCATGGTTGAACGCGACGGGCTGCCGCTTGCGAAGTACCGGACGTTTTAA
- a CDS encoding isoprenylcysteine carboxylmethyltransferase family protein yields the protein MKSKIPSPAGQAVVSGSLTEPPVRKTAPLAAPLTRDQLMGEIVMRLLAVLMYSTFVSSALYQFHKDPSRITLLLLVISELLALGLALCTRVPRERDWNPVTVVISLCAGFYFLAFRIEPGIHLLPEAVAAGLQIAGLVIQVSAKLSLRRSFGILPANRGVVENGPYRFLRHPMYFGYFVNQAGFLLSNFGVRNLVVLLLLWALQMFRVVREERLLVKDARYREYIARVRYRFIPGVF from the coding sequence ATGAAATCGAAAATTCCATCGCCTGCGGGCCAAGCCGTTGTCTCCGGCAGCCTTACCGAGCCGCCAGTCCGCAAGACTGCTCCCTTGGCTGCTCCCTTGACGCGCGATCAGCTGATGGGCGAGATCGTCATGCGACTACTTGCAGTCCTGATGTACTCGACGTTCGTCTCGTCGGCTCTCTATCAGTTTCACAAGGATCCTTCGCGGATTACCTTGCTACTGCTTGTCATCTCCGAATTGCTCGCGCTCGGGCTTGCTCTCTGCACGCGCGTGCCACGTGAGCGTGACTGGAACCCTGTCACGGTAGTGATTTCCCTCTGTGCGGGCTTCTACTTCCTCGCGTTCCGTATAGAGCCCGGAATTCACCTGCTCCCGGAAGCGGTTGCGGCAGGTCTGCAGATCGCGGGGCTGGTGATCCAGGTCAGTGCGAAGCTTTCGTTGCGGCGATCGTTCGGAATACTCCCCGCGAATCGTGGCGTGGTCGAGAACGGGCCCTACCGTTTTCTTCGGCATCCAATGTACTTTGGATATTTCGTCAATCAGGCCGGTTTTCTCTTGTCCAACTTCGGCGTGCGCAATCTCGTCGTGCTTTTGCTTCTTTGGGCGTTGCAGATGTTTCGTGTCGTGCGAGAGGAACGCTTGCTGGTTAAAGACGCGAGGTATCGGGAGTACATTGCGCGCGTGCGGTATCGGTTTATTCCTGGCGTGTTTTGA
- the benC gene encoding benzoate 1,2-dioxygenase electron transfer component BenC, which produces MSSYNIALNFEDGVTRFVTCKAGEKVLDAAFRAKINLPMDCSDGVCGTCKCRAEIGSYDLGDDYIDDALSEDEKDSGLVLTCQMVPESDCVIAVPASSTACKTEQSRFTATVSKVEPHNDAAILLELDVDTTAPVFLPGQYVNIDVPGSGQHRSYSFSSAPGQSKVSFLIKKIPGGVMSTWLESAQAGNKVELTGPLGSFYLRAVERPLLFLAGGTGLAPFLSMLEVLARTNSQHKIHLIYGVTRDLDLVQVDAIEAYVAKLPNFTYTTVVADTESTHPAKGWVTQHMPAEAVNDGDVDVYLCGPPPMVDAVRKYFDDNGVKPNSFHYEKFTPNAAPRIA; this is translated from the coding sequence ATGTCCAGCTACAACATTGCACTGAATTTTGAAGACGGTGTGACCCGCTTCGTTACATGCAAGGCGGGCGAAAAGGTGCTTGATGCTGCCTTTCGCGCAAAGATCAACCTGCCGATGGATTGCTCCGATGGCGTGTGCGGTACTTGCAAATGCCGCGCCGAGATCGGCAGCTATGATCTTGGCGACGATTACATTGATGACGCGCTGAGCGAGGATGAGAAGGACAGCGGCCTCGTACTCACTTGCCAGATGGTGCCGGAAAGCGATTGTGTGATTGCAGTGCCGGCATCGTCCACTGCGTGCAAGACTGAACAGAGCCGGTTCACCGCGACGGTATCGAAGGTTGAGCCGCACAACGACGCGGCCATTTTGCTCGAACTGGACGTGGATACGACCGCGCCGGTATTCCTGCCGGGCCAGTATGTCAATATTGACGTTCCCGGAAGCGGTCAGCATCGTTCGTATTCCTTCTCATCGGCACCGGGTCAATCGAAAGTCAGCTTCTTGATTAAGAAGATTCCCGGTGGCGTGATGAGCACCTGGCTCGAATCCGCACAGGCAGGCAACAAAGTGGAGCTGACTGGACCGCTTGGCAGTTTCTATCTGCGCGCGGTGGAGCGGCCGTTGCTGTTTCTCGCTGGCGGCACAGGCCTGGCGCCGTTCCTGTCGATGCTGGAAGTGCTGGCGCGCACGAATTCGCAGCATAAAATTCATCTGATCTACGGCGTAACGCGAGACCTCGACCTGGTACAGGTTGATGCAATCGAGGCGTACGTGGCAAAGCTGCCGAATTTCACCTACACCACGGTCGTGGCCGACACGGAGTCGACCCATCCCGCCAAGGGTTGGGTGACGCAGCACATGCCGGCGGAGGCTGTGAATGATGGTGACGTGGACGTATACCTGTGCGGGCCGCCGCCGATGGTCGATGCAGTGCGTAAGTATTTCGACGATAACGGCGTGAAGCCCAACAGCTTCCACTACGAGAAGTTCACACCCAACGCAGCACCGAGGATCGCATGA
- the benB gene encoding benzoate 1,2-dioxygenase small subunit produces the protein MSFDYQKICAVLYREARLLDDRQWDDWLACYAEDVTYWMPAWDDDDQLTDDHESQISLMYYPDRGGLEDRVFRIKTERSGASMPEPRTSHNVTNVEVLAERDNEVDVRYNFNTLSHRYKTTAQFFGTMFVTLRKVNDELLISYKRIVLKDDYIRQVLDVYHV, from the coding sequence ATGAGCTTCGACTACCAGAAAATCTGCGCCGTGCTGTATCGCGAAGCGCGCCTGCTCGATGACCGCCAATGGGACGACTGGCTTGCCTGCTATGCCGAGGACGTCACGTACTGGATGCCTGCGTGGGATGACGACGACCAACTTACCGACGACCACGAGAGCCAGATTTCGTTGATGTACTACCCGGACCGTGGCGGCCTGGAAGACCGTGTGTTTCGCATCAAGACCGAACGCAGTGGCGCCTCGATGCCTGAACCGCGCACCAGTCACAACGTCACCAATGTGGAAGTGCTGGCTGAGCGCGATAACGAAGTGGACGTGCGCTACAACTTCAACACGCTCAGCCACCGTTACAAAACCACTGCCCAGTTTTTCGGCACGATGTTCGTCACTCTGCGCAAGGTCAACGATGAACTGTTGATTTCCTACAAGCGCATTGTGTTGAAGGACGACTACATCCGCCAGGTGCTCGACGTTTATCACGTTTAA
- the catC gene encoding muconolactone Delta-isomerase — MLYLVRMDVHLPHDMPAARADEIKAREKAYSQELQQQGKWQQLHRVVGEYANYSIFDVDSHDELHTILSGLPLFPYVTMQVTALARHPSSIR; from the coding sequence ATGCTTTATCTCGTAAGAATGGACGTACATCTGCCCCACGACATGCCCGCTGCCCGAGCCGATGAAATAAAGGCTCGCGAGAAAGCGTACTCGCAAGAGCTTCAGCAGCAAGGCAAGTGGCAGCAGCTGCATCGCGTGGTCGGTGAGTATGCGAACTACAGCATCTTCGATGTCGACTCGCACGACGAACTGCATACCATCCTCTCAGGTCTGCCGTTGTTTCCGTATGTGACGATGCAGGTGACCGCGCTCGCACGTCATCCATCGTCCATCCGCTGA
- the catA gene encoding catechol 1,2-dioxygenase produces the protein MSVKVFDTNEVEDLLKAAANLGSQDGNPRARQIVHRLLSDLFKAIDDLDMTPDEIWAGVHYFNKLGQDGEAALLAAGLGLEKYLDIRMDAADKEAEIGGTPRTIEGPLYVAGAPVSDGVSRIDINPDPDAGPLVIRGTVTGPDGKPVAGAVVECWHANSKGFYSHFDPTGAQSEFNLRGAVRTGVDGKYEFRTLMPVGYGCPPQGATQQLLNVLARHGNRPAHVHFFVTSDKHRKLTTQINIEGDPLIWDDFAYATREDLIPHVLEKTGGTALGMKADTYKDIEFNIELTPLVQGKDNQVVHRLRASATA, from the coding sequence ATGAGCGTGAAAGTGTTCGATACGAACGAAGTGGAAGACTTGCTGAAGGCCGCTGCCAACCTCGGAAGCCAGGACGGCAATCCTCGCGCCCGGCAGATTGTCCATCGCCTGCTGAGCGATCTGTTCAAGGCTATCGACGACCTTGACATGACGCCCGATGAAATCTGGGCCGGCGTCCACTATTTCAACAAGCTCGGGCAGGACGGCGAAGCGGCGTTGCTTGCCGCTGGCCTCGGTCTGGAGAAGTATCTCGACATTCGCATGGACGCCGCGGACAAGGAGGCCGAGATTGGTGGCACGCCGCGTACCATCGAAGGTCCGCTGTATGTGGCCGGTGCGCCGGTGAGCGATGGCGTGTCCAGAATTGACATCAACCCGGACCCGGACGCAGGCCCGCTGGTCATCCGCGGCACGGTCACTGGCCCGGATGGCAAGCCCGTTGCAGGTGCGGTGGTCGAATGCTGGCACGCGAATTCAAAAGGCTTCTATTCGCACTTTGACCCGACGGGCGCGCAGAGCGAGTTCAATTTGCGCGGTGCGGTCAGGACCGGCGTCGACGGCAAGTACGAATTTCGTACGCTGATGCCAGTGGGCTACGGCTGCCCGCCGCAGGGCGCGACCCAGCAACTGTTGAACGTGCTCGCGCGCCATGGCAACCGTCCGGCGCATGTGCACTTCTTTGTCACCAGCGATAAACACCGCAAGTTGACGACGCAAATCAATATTGAGGGCGACCCGTTGATTTGGGACGACTTCGCCTACGCCACGCGCGAGGATTTGATTCCGCACGTGCTCGAGAAGACCGGCGGCACTGCGCTGGGCATGAAGGCCGATACGTACAAGGACATCGAGTTCAACATCGAGTTGACCCCGCTGGTTCAGGGCAAGGATAACCAGGTTGTTCATCGCCTGCGTGCGTCAGCTACGGCCTGA
- a CDS encoding CcdB family protein — MARFDLYGNPDNETRRLAPYLLDVQSTHVGILPTRIVIPLRPTPDLGFSGKPSDLLPVFEINGEYYFLDTPAMSAVPLNALGRRIGSLADQRDAILAALDRIFGAY; from the coding sequence ATGGCGCGTTTTGATCTCTACGGTAACCCCGACAATGAAACGCGGCGCCTTGCGCCATACCTGCTCGACGTGCAGAGCACGCATGTCGGAATATTGCCGACGCGCATCGTGATTCCTCTGCGACCTACCCCGGACCTCGGGTTCTCAGGCAAACCGTCCGACTTGCTTCCGGTCTTCGAGATTAACGGCGAGTACTACTTCCTCGATACGCCCGCCATGAGTGCCGTTCCGTTGAACGCACTCGGCAGGCGCATTGGTTCTCTTGCGGATCAGCGCGACGCCATCTTGGCCGCGCTCGACCGGATTTTCGGCGCCTACTGA
- the benD gene encoding benzoate diol dehydrogenase BenD → MSTQRFAGKVMVVTGAAQGIGRSVALRAAAEGAKVLFVDRADFVSEVAAEASGADTAGFVADLETYDGAASALAFAARKFGGIDILVNGVGGAIRMRPFAEFEPAQIDAEIRRSLMPTLYACHAVLPHLLKRGGGTIVNVSSNATRGIRRVPYSAAKGGVNAMTQSLAMEYAEHNIRVVATAPGGTDAPPRRVPRNTAGDSEQEKVWMGDAVKQVIESTFLKRYGSIDEQAAPILFLASDEASYITGTVLPVAGGDTG, encoded by the coding sequence ATGAGCACGCAACGATTTGCTGGCAAGGTCATGGTCGTCACCGGCGCGGCACAGGGCATTGGTCGCAGCGTAGCGCTTCGCGCGGCCGCCGAAGGCGCCAAGGTGCTGTTCGTCGACCGCGCCGACTTCGTCTCCGAAGTTGCCGCCGAAGCGAGCGGTGCGGACACGGCAGGGTTCGTCGCCGACCTCGAGACGTACGACGGCGCTGCGTCGGCGCTGGCGTTTGCCGCGCGCAAGTTTGGCGGCATCGACATCCTGGTCAACGGTGTCGGTGGCGCGATTCGGATGCGTCCGTTCGCCGAGTTCGAGCCCGCACAGATTGACGCGGAAATTCGCCGCTCTCTGATGCCCACGCTGTACGCCTGTCATGCTGTGTTGCCGCACCTGCTCAAGCGTGGCGGCGGCACCATCGTCAACGTCTCCTCGAATGCGACGCGCGGTATCCGTCGCGTCCCGTATTCGGCAGCCAAGGGCGGTGTCAATGCGATGACGCAGTCACTGGCGATGGAGTACGCCGAGCACAACATCCGCGTGGTCGCCACCGCTCCGGGCGGAACCGACGCACCTCCCCGCCGCGTCCCTCGTAATACCGCCGGCGACAGCGAGCAGGAAAAAGTATGGATGGGCGATGCGGTGAAGCAGGTCATTGAATCAACCTTTTTAAAACGCTACGGCAGCATCGACGAACAGGCCGCCCCGATTCTGTTCCTCGCTTCGGACGAAGCAAGCTATATCACCGGCACGGTGTTGCCAGTGGCCGGTGGTGACACGGGCTGA
- a CDS encoding lipopolysaccharide assembly protein LapB gives MKKNLHSCAGNRVAGSTGLRPRLVALAVVLLGTTAACTTTTTQHLTDTRPVTHNSSPSSMSELRIADTALDSGNIDVAKTIYDQIVQADPHSVAGLTGLGNTLYAVGDFTRAGVYYQRASQLDATNTAPLIGIARVAIHQRRFDDAISAYRQVLTLTPGDPLASAGLGAALDLSGDHAGAQAELRAALKTNPGDPVLSSNLGLSLILGGNPREGANVLLDVTRYPAAPPQARQDLALAYGLLGNTEAAAEILARDLPKASVQDNLQFYEIQRKRLVQQPVSSISPAKVAAVQAQPVQAASLR, from the coding sequence ATGAAAAAAAATCTCCACTCATGCGCCGGGAATAGGGTTGCCGGATCGACTGGTCTGCGCCCTCGCCTTGTGGCCCTCGCCGTGGTCCTCCTGGGCACGACCGCCGCCTGCACAACGACCACCACGCAACATCTGACCGATACCCGCCCTGTCACGCACAATTCCTCGCCGAGCAGCATGAGTGAACTGCGCATCGCCGATACGGCGCTCGACTCGGGCAATATCGACGTCGCCAAAACCATCTACGACCAGATCGTTCAGGCTGATCCGCATTCGGTAGCGGGTCTGACAGGGCTTGGCAACACGCTCTACGCTGTCGGCGACTTCACGCGCGCGGGCGTCTACTACCAGCGCGCCAGCCAGCTTGACGCGACCAACACCGCGCCGCTGATCGGCATTGCGCGAGTGGCGATCCACCAGCGCCGTTTCGACGACGCGATCTCGGCTTATCGGCAAGTGCTGACGCTGACGCCCGGCGACCCACTGGCGTCGGCAGGACTTGGCGCAGCACTCGACCTGAGCGGCGATCACGCGGGTGCGCAGGCTGAATTACGCGCGGCTCTCAAGACGAATCCGGGCGATCCGGTGCTGAGCTCGAATCTCGGCTTGTCGCTGATCCTCGGCGGCAATCCCCGCGAAGGCGCGAACGTGTTGCTCGACGTCACGCGATATCCGGCTGCACCGCCGCAGGCGCGTCAGGATCTCGCACTGGCCTACGGTCTTCTCGGCAATACGGAAGCAGCGGCCGAGATTCTCGCGCGGGACCTGCCGAAAGCGTCGGTGCAGGACAACCTGCAGTTTTACGAGATTCAGCGCAAGCGCCTGGTGCAGCAGCCGGTGTCGTCCATTTCGCCTGCGAAGGTGGCGGCGGTTCAGGCGCAGCCGGTGCAGGCCGCAAGCCTCCGATAA
- a CDS encoding muconate/chloromuconate family cycloisomerase has protein sequence MNAQITNVEAILVDLPTIRAHQLAMATMQQQTLVIVRLRSSDGIEGIGEATTIGGLSYGEESPEGIKLTIDTYLAPAIVGHDATNINDAMLKLNKVARGNRFAKCGIETALLDAQGKRLGVPVSTLLGGAVRKTLPVLWTLASGDTQRDIEEAEMLLGERRHNTFKLKIGRRSVRDDVAHVSKIKTALGERAKVTVDVNQAWNEVDAALGIEALEAAGIDLIEQPTPREQRGALARLAARFIVPIMADEAVTGPEDALELVRGACADVFALKIAKSGGIYAMLRTAAIADAAGVSLYGGTMLEGSIGSIASAHGFAALPQLAWGTELFGPLLLKDDIVTARPQYRDFDLHMPEGPGLGLHIDEEKLAFYRRDKNI, from the coding sequence ATGAACGCCCAAATCACCAACGTCGAAGCGATTCTCGTAGACCTCCCGACCATTCGCGCGCATCAGCTGGCAATGGCGACGATGCAACAACAAACCCTGGTTATTGTCCGTCTGCGCTCGAGCGATGGCATTGAAGGTATTGGCGAGGCCACCACGATCGGCGGTCTGTCGTACGGCGAAGAGAGCCCCGAAGGCATCAAGCTGACCATCGACACTTACCTTGCACCCGCAATTGTCGGGCACGATGCGACCAACATCAACGACGCAATGCTTAAGCTGAACAAAGTTGCTCGGGGAAACCGGTTTGCCAAGTGCGGAATTGAAACGGCTCTCCTGGACGCTCAGGGCAAGCGCCTGGGCGTCCCGGTTTCAACGCTTCTTGGCGGCGCTGTCCGCAAGACACTTCCAGTCCTTTGGACGCTCGCCAGTGGGGACACCCAACGAGACATAGAGGAAGCGGAGATGCTTCTCGGTGAACGTCGCCACAATACTTTCAAACTGAAGATTGGCCGGCGTAGCGTTCGTGATGACGTAGCGCACGTATCGAAGATCAAAACCGCGCTTGGCGAGCGCGCCAAGGTCACGGTAGACGTGAATCAGGCATGGAATGAGGTAGACGCGGCGCTAGGAATCGAAGCGCTCGAAGCTGCTGGCATTGACCTCATCGAGCAACCCACTCCCCGAGAGCAGCGCGGAGCACTCGCCAGACTTGCAGCGCGGTTCATCGTGCCCATCATGGCGGACGAAGCCGTGACAGGCCCGGAGGACGCCCTTGAACTCGTGCGCGGGGCATGCGCGGACGTGTTTGCATTGAAGATTGCGAAGTCCGGTGGCATCTACGCAATGTTGCGGACAGCCGCCATCGCGGATGCAGCTGGCGTGTCCCTGTATGGCGGCACGATGCTTGAAGGCAGCATTGGGTCGATTGCATCGGCACACGGATTCGCGGCTCTTCCACAACTTGCCTGGGGTACAGAGCTGTTCGGACCGCTCTTGTTGAAAGACGACATCGTCACCGCGCGACCTCAATACCGGGACTTCGACCTTCATATGCCAGAGGGACCGGGCCTGGGCCTGCATATCGATGAAGAGAAGCTCGCCTTTTACCGTCGCGACAAAAATATCTGA
- a CDS encoding SH3 domain-containing protein yields the protein MKKPLAMSLFVGMAGLLCLTDSASAQQAAFTNVPVDVFAGPAPDYPVVSQLPQGLQVTVYGCVAGYSWCDVAVPNLRGWVDASTLSYPYQGNNVPILTYGAAIGLPIVTFSVGDYWGNYYRGQPWYHDQGRWINHAPPRPSPGPGYGHPPPQPYGGRPPGPPRGNEGYAGRPPGAPQGNYGHPPGPGVNREQPKPEHRGGEDDHGHPPPQ from the coding sequence ATGAAAAAACCTTTGGCTATGAGTCTCTTTGTTGGCATGGCCGGCTTGCTTTGCCTAACGGACAGCGCGTCCGCGCAGCAGGCTGCGTTCACCAATGTACCCGTCGACGTGTTCGCGGGGCCCGCGCCGGATTATCCGGTTGTGTCGCAGCTGCCGCAGGGACTTCAGGTAACGGTATACGGCTGCGTGGCCGGCTATTCCTGGTGCGATGTAGCCGTACCGAACCTGCGTGGCTGGGTTGACGCCTCCACACTCAGCTATCCGTATCAGGGCAACAACGTGCCCATCCTGACTTATGGCGCGGCCATCGGCCTGCCGATCGTCACGTTCTCCGTGGGCGATTACTGGGGCAATTATTACCGCGGGCAACCGTGGTATCACGATCAGGGACGATGGATCAATCATGCGCCGCCTCGTCCGAGCCCGGGGCCGGGTTATGGGCACCCGCCGCCGCAACCGTATGGTGGGCGTCCTCCGGGGCCACCACGTGGCAATGAAGGCTATGCAGGTCGTCCGCCCGGTGCGCCTCAAGGCAACTACGGGCATCCGCCTGGACCCGGGGTGAATCGCGAGCAGCCGAAGCCCGAGCATCGGGGTGGCGAAGATGATCATGGCCATCCGCCGCCACAATAA
- a CDS encoding LysR family transcriptional regulator has product MELRHLRYFVAVAEERNFTRAAERLHMAQPPLSRSIQQLEETLEVQLFQRDSRPLKLTETGKFFYAHAVQLLAQTAELESMTRRVGNIERSLSVGFVGSTLYGMLPKIIRRFRDENPTVELSLHEMSTMDQIRALKDGQIDVGFGRIRHEDVNIRRVILREEKMIVALPEGHPLSLAKPILALSDLINETLIIFPKSPRPSYADQVLSAFQDRGLKPRRIYEVRELQIALGLVAAGEGISVVPSSVYGLKRDDVSYKELDDPTLVSPIIMSMRMLDESRDIREMLELIYRLYVEEKISYAPRIDGGR; this is encoded by the coding sequence ATGGAACTGCGGCATCTTCGCTATTTCGTCGCCGTAGCCGAAGAACGCAATTTCACGCGCGCGGCAGAGCGGCTGCACATGGCGCAACCGCCCTTAAGCCGTTCGATACAGCAACTTGAAGAGACGCTTGAGGTTCAGCTATTCCAGCGCGACTCGCGCCCGTTGAAGCTGACGGAGACGGGTAAGTTCTTCTATGCCCATGCCGTGCAGTTGCTGGCGCAGACAGCCGAGCTCGAATCAATGACGAGGCGCGTGGGCAACATCGAGCGCAGCCTCTCCGTCGGTTTTGTGGGTTCGACGTTGTACGGCATGCTGCCGAAAATCATCCGGCGCTTTCGCGACGAGAACCCCACAGTCGAACTCAGCCTCCACGAGATGTCCACGATGGACCAGATCAGAGCGCTGAAAGACGGTCAGATTGACGTGGGGTTCGGCCGTATTCGACATGAGGACGTGAACATCCGCCGGGTGATTCTTCGCGAGGAGAAGATGATTGTTGCCCTGCCGGAAGGTCATCCACTCTCACTCGCCAAACCCATTCTCGCCCTCAGCGACCTGATCAACGAAACCCTGATCATCTTTCCCAAGTCGCCACGACCCAGTTATGCAGACCAGGTGCTTTCAGCATTTCAAGACCGTGGTCTCAAGCCTCGCCGGATATATGAAGTACGGGAGTTGCAGATTGCGCTGGGTCTCGTCGCAGCGGGGGAAGGAATTTCTGTCGTTCCGAGCAGCGTGTACGGCCTTAAGCGAGACGATGTCAGCTACAAGGAACTGGACGATCCCACCCTGGTTTCCCCCATCATCATGAGCATGCGCATGCTCGACGAGTCGCGCGACATTCGAGAAATGCTTGAACTTATCTATCGGCTTTATGTAGAGGAAAAGATATCGTATGCACCCCGTATAGATGGCGGTCGGTGA
- a CDS encoding Rieske 2Fe-2S domain-containing protein, whose product MSAIIDKPSQLDELLQTAVQDDKQSGVFRCRRDIFTNADLFELEMKHIFESNWVYLAHESQIPNNNDYYTTWIGRQPVVVTRDKSGELHAVINACAHKGAMLCRKKHGNKGTFTCPFHGWSFANTGKLLKVKDAKTTEYPVQFNTNGSHDLKKVARFQSYRGFLFGSLNADVLPLEDFLGETKVIIDQIVDQAPNGLEVLRGNSSYIYDGNWKMQMENGCDGYHVSTVHWNYAATMDRRKVDGTKAVDANSWSKSVAGVYGFDHGHILLWTKTMNPEVRPVYQYREEIKARVGEVQADFIVNQTRNLCLYPNVFLMDQFSTQIRVVRPLSVDRSEVSIFCFAPKGESAADRATRIRQYEDFFNVSGMGTADDLEEFRACQAGYAGTTALWNDLSRGAPLWVDGPDENAKSMGIKPVISGERSEDEGLFVCQHEYWVHVMRDALKKEQEEALA is encoded by the coding sequence ATGTCTGCAATTATCGACAAACCTTCACAGCTGGATGAACTGCTGCAAACCGCTGTTCAGGATGATAAGCAGAGCGGTGTATTTCGCTGCCGACGCGATATCTTCACCAACGCCGATTTGTTCGAACTCGAGATGAAACACATCTTCGAGAGCAACTGGGTGTACCTGGCGCACGAAAGCCAGATCCCCAACAACAACGATTACTACACTACCTGGATCGGCCGCCAGCCTGTAGTGGTGACTCGCGACAAAAGCGGTGAACTGCACGCCGTTATTAACGCCTGTGCGCACAAGGGCGCGATGCTGTGCCGGAAGAAGCATGGCAACAAGGGCACCTTCACGTGCCCGTTCCACGGTTGGAGTTTCGCCAACACCGGCAAGCTGCTGAAAGTAAAGGATGCGAAGACCACGGAATATCCGGTGCAATTCAACACCAACGGCTCGCATGACCTGAAGAAAGTCGCGCGCTTTCAGAGCTATCGTGGTTTCCTTTTCGGCAGCCTTAACGCAGACGTACTGCCCCTGGAAGACTTCCTCGGTGAGACCAAGGTCATCATCGACCAGATTGTCGACCAGGCCCCAAACGGACTGGAAGTGCTGCGCGGCAACTCCTCGTACATCTACGACGGCAACTGGAAGATGCAGATGGAAAATGGTTGCGACGGCTACCACGTCAGCACCGTGCACTGGAACTACGCCGCAACGATGGACCGGCGGAAGGTTGATGGCACCAAGGCGGTCGATGCGAACAGCTGGAGCAAATCGGTAGCCGGCGTGTACGGATTCGACCACGGCCACATTCTGTTGTGGACCAAGACAATGAATCCGGAAGTGCGACCGGTCTATCAATATCGCGAAGAAATCAAGGCACGCGTGGGCGAAGTCCAGGCGGATTTTATAGTCAACCAGACTCGCAACCTGTGCCTGTATCCGAACGTGTTCCTGATGGACCAGTTCAGCACCCAGATTCGCGTGGTACGTCCCTTAAGCGTGGACCGGTCCGAAGTCAGCATTTTCTGCTTTGCTCCAAAAGGGGAGAGCGCAGCCGACCGGGCTACCCGCATCCGCCAATACGAAGATTTCTTCAACGTATCGGGAATGGGAACCGCAGACGATCTGGAAGAGTTCCGCGCTTGCCAGGCCGGCTATGCCGGCACCACCGCGTTGTGGAACGACCTTTCGCGCGGCGCGCCGTTGTGGGTCGATGGCCCGGACGAGAATGCGAAGAGCATGGGTATCAAGCCGGTTATTTCGGGCGAGCGCAGCGAAGACGAGGGTCTGTTTGTGTGCCAGCACGAGTACTGGGTTCACGTGATGCGCGACGCTTTGAAGAAGGAACAAGAGGAGGCGCTGGCATGA
- a CDS encoding DUF447 domain-containing protein, whose product MRFEDGNVILMPFLPSATYDNIVAAGCAVVNFTTDVRVFGGCVTDLR is encoded by the coding sequence GTGCGCTTCGAGGACGGCAATGTGATCCTGATGCCGTTCCTGCCATCGGCCACCTATGACAACATCGTCGCGGCCGGTTGCGCAGTCGTGAATTTCACGACTGACGTACGCGTCTTCGGCGGCTGCGTGACAGATCTGCGGTAA
- a CDS encoding response regulator produces the protein MAHRVYFDSTDDFIMWRPIDAINPVSTPRVLVVDDYPVGADALQLLLEQNGFEARTVNDARLACAVAEEWLPFAVVVDVAMPGMTGLELARRLRAGALTCEMLLVAFTARTSQADRTRALEAGFDVHCAKPLTPSRLLTVLASVVSR, from the coding sequence ATGGCTCACCGCGTCTATTTCGACAGCACCGATGACTTCATCATGTGGCGGCCCATCGATGCGATTAATCCGGTTTCGACACCCCGAGTCCTGGTGGTCGACGACTATCCTGTAGGAGCAGATGCCCTGCAATTGCTATTAGAGCAAAACGGGTTTGAGGCTCGAACAGTCAATGACGCGCGGCTGGCGTGTGCGGTTGCAGAGGAATGGCTGCCCTTCGCTGTGGTAGTAGACGTTGCGATGCCCGGGATGACGGGGCTGGAACTCGCGCGCCGGCTCCGGGCAGGGGCGCTCACTTGCGAAATGCTGCTTGTCGCCTTCACCGCGCGGACTTCGCAGGCGGACCGGACCCGGGCACTCGAAGCCGGCTTCGATGTCCACTGCGCAAAGCCACTCACACCTAGCCGATTACTGACGGTGCTCGCGTCCGTCGTCAGCAGGTGA